A window from Lactiplantibacillus pentosus encodes these proteins:
- a CDS encoding CPBP family intramembrane glutamic endopeptidase, producing MELVDRGLGWLARVLLTIGLIIGVVIPPMLLRLINQLNRQSRTTNLEIILAVVYVLVFGIVILAANTLMRHYTGAYQPQRMTRHDWHIVLGGYAVILVLESLFQLLNQLIYHQSQTQNNAAIQNLMAGSTLSLWLMALSAVFLTPITEELVFRGVLMNAFFKQSWLKIILSGIVFGSLHSSSTLPSFMIYLTMGLTLASVYQMTGKIHASMSLHFIINALAMSLLLMH from the coding sequence ATGGAATTAGTTGACCGGGGATTAGGCTGGCTCGCCCGGGTATTACTGACGATTGGCCTGATAATTGGCGTCGTCATTCCCCCAATGTTACTTAGGTTAATTAACCAACTTAATCGGCAATCACGAACCACAAACTTAGAGATCATCTTAGCCGTTGTTTACGTGCTTGTCTTCGGTATCGTCATTTTGGCCGCTAACACCTTGATGCGTCATTATACAGGAGCCTATCAACCACAACGAATGACTCGCCACGACTGGCACATCGTTCTTGGCGGTTACGCCGTCATCTTAGTGCTGGAAAGTTTATTTCAATTACTGAATCAACTCATTTATCATCAAAGTCAAACCCAGAATAATGCCGCAATTCAAAATTTGATGGCCGGTAGCACCCTCTCGCTATGGCTGATGGCCCTCAGCGCGGTGTTTTTAACGCCGATTACCGAAGAGCTGGTCTTTCGTGGCGTCCTCATGAATGCTTTTTTTAAGCAGTCCTGGCTCAAAATCATTCTCAGTGGCATTGTCTTTGGCAGCCTGCACAGCAGCTCAACACTGCCCAGTTTTATGATTTACCTCACAATGGGGCTCACCCTGGCAAGCGTTTATCAGATGACTGGCAAAATTCACGCCAGTATGAGTCTCCACTTTATCATTAATGCGTTGGCAATGAGCCTGCTCTTGATGCATTAA
- a CDS encoding MarR family winged helix-turn-helix transcriptional regulator, producing MATPTKNILLDEQLCFALYTASKRYNHFYAEALAPFKLTYPQYITLLALWEKSPMTVRELGSHVNLDSGTLTPLLKRMQTQGWVERKRDTDDERQVNISLSQKAIDAKPEIFAHVNSCMDLLGLDQDTYDQIRETVNFASERIKNAKPSTIDYTGDTF from the coding sequence ATGGCGACACCAACGAAGAATATTTTGTTAGACGAACAACTCTGTTTTGCGCTTTACACTGCCAGCAAACGCTACAATCACTTTTACGCCGAAGCTTTAGCACCCTTTAAGCTGACTTATCCGCAGTACATTACGCTACTTGCATTGTGGGAAAAGAGTCCAATGACGGTCCGGGAACTCGGATCGCATGTCAACTTGGATAGTGGGACGTTGACCCCACTGCTCAAGCGGATGCAGACTCAAGGCTGGGTCGAACGGAAGCGTGATACTGATGACGAACGGCAGGTCAACATTTCCTTGTCACAAAAGGCGATCGATGCTAAACCTGAGATTTTCGCGCACGTTAACTCATGCATGGACCTATTAGGCTTAGACCAAGACACCTATGACCAAATCCGCGAAACAGTCAACTTTGCTTCTGAACGCATCAAAAATGCTAAGCCAAGCACAATTGACTACACGGGTGACACGTTCTAA